Part of the Methylophaga nitratireducenticrescens genome is shown below.
GATGAAGCACAAGAACTTGCCGAGAAAATGCCCAGTAATACATCGTCTGATTATGGCCGCCCGTTCGGTCAGATTTTCAAATCTTACGAATATGACTTTTTTAAAATAGATCCCATGCTGTTCAGTCCGGCCAAAGTCATTATCACCAGCACCCAAACCGGGAAAAGCTTCACTGCAGGCGAATTGAATGCCGACTTATTGAAACAGTCTTTCGGACTGTAATGATTGACTATGTCTAACGCCCGCGTTGTTGTTTTTAATGATACCCACGGGTGGCATAGTGCTCAGCTGACTGAAGCACTGGCTGACTTAAATATTGAAACGGTGCTTATCGATCTGGCGGAATGCCGGATCGATACCCGCAGTCCAACAGGCATGGTGATTCCGCAGTTTGAAGCGACATTGCCTGATGCCGTGCTGGTCAGAGGCATCGCTCCCGGTAGCCTCGAACAAATCACCTTACGCATGGACGTATTGCATACCTTTGCCGAATTAGGTGTGCCGGTTTTGAATCCCGCCCATGCTATTGAACTCACCGTCGATAAAGCGCGAACGTCATTAAGACTTCATCTGGCGAATATCCCTTCGCCACAGACCTGGGCTTGCGAAAGCCGCGATCAGGCGTTGCAAATTGCCCGCGAAGAATTCGCCAAAGGATTCAGCCTGGTCGTTAAACCATTATTTGGTTGTCAGGGGAAGGGCATTCAACGGCTTGATGAGTTAGCACAACTGGATAACCTCTCAGTGGTTGGTGAGGCTTATTATCTTCAGCATTATGTGGCGCCAGCTGAAACCGGTTGCTGGCAGGACTGGCGCTTGATGGTGGTCAATGGTGAAGTCATTGCCGCCATGACACGTCGCTCGAATCACTGGATAACCAACTTTGCTCAAGGTGCCAGCTGTTTTGCCAGTACCGTGACTCATGAAATGGCACAACTTGCGATCAGAGCGACGGCTGCGGTGGAAGCACCTTATGCCGGCGTCGATCTGATTCAGGATCCGCAAGGCCAGTTCAGTGTATTGGAAGTTAATAGCGTACCCGCCTGGAAAGGCTTATATCAGGCAACAGGTATTGATATTGCTGCTCGACTTGCAGCAATGGTTGCTTCTCATATTCAGCAAACCAGACAGGTATCTTTCCCCGAACATGCTAGCTGAACAACAGATTGCTGACAGTGTCCGTTGGGCCTGTGAGCAGGAAGTCAACGCTCCAAAACCCGGTAATGTAAATGTCTGGAGTGACGGACATAATATGGCAGTACAGGACTTTCTCTCCAGCGCTGCAGCAATTGCGCCGGTAATGGCGCAACCCAATCTAAAGGTTGGCGAACGGATTTTGCAGTCCATTGAAGCTACCCGTAAGGTCGTCAACTGTAATACCAACCTTGGTATCGTATTATTATTTGCCCCATTATGTGATGCAATTCAGCGATGTTCCAGCTTTGATCAACTATCTTCAGAGCTTGAAAAAACCCTAACAGCTTTAACCATTGAAGATGCCCGACTGTGTTATGAAGCTATTCGGTTGGCAGATGCGGGAGGGTTGGGACATCAAGCAGAACAAGACGTCCACCAACAACCAAACGTCACCCTGAAACAAGCGATGGCTTTAGCGCAGAATCGGGACACGATTGCTCTGCAATATGTAAATAATTACCAGCAAGTATGGGAAATCGGCTATAAACAATTGACAGAAGCGCTGAAATGTGGGGAAAAGGTTGAATGGGCAAGCACAATCGCGTATCTTTATCTACTATCACGTGTGCCGGACACTTTAATTGTCAGAAAGCAATCCCGGCATATCGCCCAGACCGTGGCACAAAAGGCACAGTTATTTATTTTAGAAATGAATAAAAATAGACCCTTAAGCAAATCAACAGCTGAGCTGACCGTCTGGGATCACGAATTAAAGAGTCATGCCATAAATCCCGGAACCTCCGCAGATATGACTGCAGCAGCATTGCTGCTATTTGCGTTTGAGCAGGCGTTTGATTCTAACCGAATTTCAGTAGCACGATGCTTATAGCGGGCGGCACTGAGCAGGTGATACGTTCCTTTATTACGTATAAACCTCAATCTCATATAAAAAGGTTGAGGAAAAAATGAGCCTTTTTGACAATTTTTTTGGAACAGGAAAATATAACATGCCAGTTATCGATCGCGTACTTGTAGGTGAATCTTTAGTCATTGAAGATGGAGACTTAGACAACGTTGCTCACATCGACTTATTAATGGGCCCACGTGGTTCAGCAGCAGAAGATGCTTTCTGCCGCACTATGACCGACCAGAAACAAGGTGTTAACGGCCTGTTGGCTGTGGTTGCACCTAACCTGATGGTCAAACCAGCTACCGTTATGTTCAACAAAGTAACCATCAAAAACATGAAACAAGCTGTGCAAATGTTTGGTCCTGCACAACGTGGTGTTTCTGTTGCGGTTGCTGAGTGTGTTGAAGATGGCACTATCCCTCTCAGTGAAGCTGATGATTGCTTCATTTGCGTTGGTGTATTTATCTCACCAACTGCTGACAGTGATGAAAAAATCCAGGACTGGAACTACCGTGCAACTAAAGAAGCTATCAAACGTGCAGTAGCTCGTGAGCCTAAAGCGGCTGACGTTGTTGCACAATACAAAGCTTCTGAACACCCATTTGGTGCTAAGTAAGTTTTAGACTGATGTAAATGCCGCCCTTCGGGGCGGCATTTTCAGTTCATTATCTGGCGTATTGTATCGACGCCAAGTCTGCCTTTGTGCAAAGCACTGGCAATCAAAGCCCCTTTGATTTGTTTTTTTGCCAAATGCATTAAATCTTCTTTCCCACGCACACCTCCCGCCGCAATTAACTGTGCATCAGGCTTAATCATTTGAATTTTATTCAGTAACTTTTCATCTGGCCCCGTATCCATCCCCACCGTATCCAGACTCATCACAATGATAGTGTCAGGCCATAAATCTACCCGCGTTAACAAATCATATTGCCCCAATAACCGCCCCTGCCGAAAATCCAGAGATAATATAAATTCCGTGGGTTGCAGCGTGGTTAACAATTGAAGATTCTGCAGAGTCTCACTCCCCAATACCGGCGTAATATTTGGGATATCACTCCAGAACTGCCAGTCATTCAGAGTACGGATGCCCGCATCCAGCCAAATGGTTAATTGTGGAAATAGCTGGTGCAGTTGCAAATAAAACGCTTTATCGATTTTTCCAATTTCGATTGCATCCAGATCCGCAATATAAATATCAGTGAACGGATACCATTTCAGTAACTGTTTAATCACCGCATTTGGATAGACACTGGAGGTTAATTGCGATTTAAGTAGCTGATATTGATCACGCCTTCCACCTTGTGCATGAACGACCTTCCCCCCCATCAGATCAATGACCGGTATAATCAACACTTCTTTAAGTAACCTCAGAAAAATGAACTTAGTCGTCTACGAGCATATCACCAGTGGCGCATTGTGTGACGAGCAGTTACCCGCATCGCTCTCACATGAAGGCGAAATGATGCTTTCTGCCATTGTGCAGGATCTTCTCCGGCTGGGTCAGATTCATATCACTATCCTTAGAGATAAGCGACTGAGTGAGTCCGACTGGATGCAGACCTCCAACATCACGATAAAACCTTGTGCCAGTCGCCAGGAATTTGATCAAAATTGGCAGTATTGTTTAAAAAACCTTTCGTTTTTTTTACTGATTGCTCCCGAAACCGATAATATTTTATTGTCCCTGCAACAGCAGGTTATCGCTGCGAACAATCTCTATCTAGGGTGTTCAATTGAGGCAACCAGCTTTTGTACGGACAAATTTCAATGTTCTGAGCAACTGCTAAATAAAGGCATTGCTACGCCAGTGACTTTTTCAGCTGCCGATGGTTTATTAGACCAGTGCCTGCTCGACCAGCCTTATGTCGTCAAACCCCAGGATGGCGCGGGTTGTCTTGATACACTCAAATTTGATTCGATCCAACAAACTCGTCAATACCTGATAAGTCTGCCTAAAAAGGCACGAGACAAACTGATTGTGCAACCCTACCTTGATGGCCCGGCATTGAGTGTTAGTTTGTATGTGGAACAAAATAACATTGAGTTGCTGTCAATTAATCAGCAATTAATCGAACAACAGGCACAACAATTTGTCTTTCATGGGTGTCAGGTAAACACTATTGTGACAAAGAAATTTACTGACCAGCAGGCAACGCAGCTTGCCAATTTGATTGATCGGGCGATTGCAGGATTATCTGGCTATGTTGGTATCGATTTTATATTAACTAAGCAAGGGCCGGTGGTGGTAGATATCAACCCCCGATTGACTACAGCCTATGTCAACCTGGCAACAAATAAACAGCGCAACCCTGCCCTGCCGTTATGGCAGCATCTACAACGTTTGCAGCAACAAGAAGCATATTATGCATAGACAAGAAAAAGGCTGTTTCACCGGCTGGGATATTGGTGGAGCACACTTAAAAGTAGTTCGCTGTAATAATCAAGGCGAACTGTTACAGGCGCTTGAACTGCCCTGCCCACTTTGGCGGGGCAAAGAAGCGCTGCGCAAGGCTATTCGTCTGGTAGTTGATACATTGAACAATGAATTGGATCAACAACTAGTCACCATGACCGGAGAACTGGCAGATTGCTTTGTTGACAGAGCTTCCGGTGTATCAGAAATTCTGGCCTGTATAGCTGAATATTTTCCAACTGATCGGGTTTCGGTATTCAGCAGGGATGGCTGGTTAAGTCAGGAAGAAGCCCGTACTCACTGGGATAAAGTGGCTTCGATGAATTGGCTGGCCAGTGCTCAGTTAGCCGCTACAAATTATCCAGCAGGACTGTTGGTTGATTGTGGAAGCACAACCACCGACATTATTACGCTTAATCAATCTCAGCCACAACTAACCGCATATGATGATCAAGGCCGGCTAAAAAGTGGTGAGTTACTGTATACCGGTGTTATCCGTACCCCGTTGATGGCTGTGGGGCAGAAGCTGCCGTTTCGTGGACAGTGGCAGACCATCACGGCTGAATTATTTGCCACCACTGGGGATTGCTGGCGGCTGCTGGATAAAATCAGTGCTACACAAATTAATGATAACAGTGCTGATGGCAATGATTGGCAAACCGAAAACTGTCAACGCAGATTGGCTCGAATGCTGGGAACCGATGCCAATTTGTTTACAGCAGAAGACTGGCAGAATGTCGCAATATGGTTTTCTGAACAGCAAATCCAGCAGATTCATAATGCCTGCTTACAGGTATTATCCGCTCATAGTGATCTTGATAAACAAGCACCGGTGATTGGCGCAGGTGCTGGACGATTTATCGTCAGCCAGATTGCTGAGCGTTTACAGCGTCCATACGTTGATTTTGATAGCCTGCTTGACTCACATGAAACCGCTGCGACATACGCCCCAGCCAGCGCACTCGCCCTTCTAGCCCAGAGGCAGTTCACGTAAAATACTGTGATGAATTCTCAATTGCCGCCTTTACGTGCCGAGCTTCCCTATCAAATAGACAGTGCCACACTGTTTGCTGCTATTCGTGATTTGCCGTGGGCAGTTTTCCTGGATAGTGCCATTACCGAAGGCGATAATGCCCGCTTCGATATCATCGCGGCAGATCCTTTTATTACCCTGCAAACCACCGGTCAAACAACCACTATTGATTATCGCACTGCAGATAGCCTGAATTCGGCGGATGATCCCTTTTTGTTGTTGCAGACTGTGCTGAAAAAATATGCTCAGCAGTCAACCGAACTGCCCTTCTGTGGTGGCGCTATCGGTTATTTCAGTTACGATCTGGGCCGCAGAATTGAAAGCCTGCCAAGTCTGGCGGTAGATTCGGAACAAATACCGGAAATGGCTGTTGGCATTTATGACTGGGCGGTCATTAGTGATCATCAGCAACAACGCTGCTGGTTAGTCAGTTATGGCGTTGACCCAGCCACGCACCAGAACTGGTCGGATTTAATCAATCGATTGCAACGGCCACAAACAACTGATTCAACTACCTTTAAGGTGAATGGCGAATTACGTTGCAATATGGATCAACAAGCCTATCAAACAGCCTTTGAAAAAATAAAAAACTACATTACTGATGGGGACTGTTACCAGGTCAATCTGGCCAAGCGTTACGAAGTAAATGCTGAAGGTGATCCCTGGATTGCCTATCAGCAGTTACGAAAGCAGAATGCCGCGCCTTTTTCAGCCTTTTTAAACACGCCCCAGGCAGCAGTGTTAAGTTCATCACCGGAACGGTTATTACGGGTTAAAAACAAGCTGGTGGAAACCAAACCCATCAAAGGTACCCGACCACGAGATTTGCACAATGCAGAGCGCGATCGTTTGCTCGCTCGACAGTTACAGGACAGCCTCAAGGATCGTGCTGAAAATGTGATGATTGTTGATTTGCTGCGCAATGATCTGGGCAAAGTCTGCACACCGGGTTCCATATCCGTGCCCTCTCCTTTTGCACTCGAGTCTTTTGCTACCGTACATCACCTGGTCAGCACCATCACTGGGACACTGGCTGAAGATCAGGATGCTGTCAGCTTATTAAGAGCCTGTTTTCCGGGGGGATCCATTACCGGTGCACCCAAACTACGATCGATGGAAATCATCGAAGAACTCGAACCGCAACGCCGTGGTGTCTATTGTGGCAGCATTGCTTTTATTGGCTTTGACGGCAATATGGACAGTAATATTACGATTCGGACATTGGTATTCAGTGATAATCGCCTGCGTTTCTGGGCCGGTGGCGGCATTGTGGCGGATTCCGAACTCGAAGCCGAATATCAGGAAGTGGCTGATAAAGCCGCGGCAATGCTGGGCCTGGTGGAGTCATTACGTTAAATGCATATCGTTAAACTGGGTGGCAGCCTTTATCACACTGCTGAACTCAAATCCTGGTTAACATTGCTGGAACAGACGGCGCTTAATGAGTGTGTGGTAATTGTTCCGGGCGGTGGTCCTTTTGCTGACATGGTGCGTCAGGCGCAGCAACTGCATAAATTTGATGATCAACATGCTCACCATATGGCGATCCTTGCCATGGCACAATATGGGTTGATGCTGCAGGCCTTGTTACCCTCCGCTGTCCTTGTAAAAACACCAGCAGAAGTTTCCAGCCATTGCCAACTGTCTATCTGGTTTCCAGATGATCAATTACTGCAAGTCACAGAAATTACCCAAAACTGGCAGATCACTTCCGACAGTCTGGCATTATGGTTTGCACAGCAATTTGCACAAAGCCGCTTGAGTCTAATCAAATGTGTTTCCGCAGAGAGTGGAGATCTCAACGAGTTAAGTAAAAAGGGCATTATTGATCAGGGTTTTACTGCACTGTTCCGACAAAGACCCATTTCAACTCAAATGATCCATTATCAAGCCCCGGATAACTTTCCTGAGCATGGAATTAAGCTCGGATGAGCATTAGTTCAAATCAACTATCTACCACGCTGTCAGCGTTAATTAATCAGTCTCTGCAACAATTCGACATCAACGCTAAAACGCTTCAACAACTTTCCCAACAGATTGATACCTTACTCCTTGCAGGACAGCGTCACAGACATGCAAACTGGGCAGGCCATATGACGCCTGCAGTAAATGAATTAGCCGCACTGGGACAGCTTGTGGCGGCTTTGCACCAAGGCAATTTGCTCTCATCGGAGCTTTATCCAGAACTTGCAATCGTTGAGAAAGATATCTTTGATTTTTTCTGCCCTTTATTTGGTCAACAACACGGGCATGCGACACATGGTGGCAGCTATGGCAACCTTGATGCATTATGGCAGGCTCGAAAAAAATTCGGTGGTTATTCAAACCGGGTATATGCCAGCGATCAATCGCACTATTCCGTTTTCAAGGCATGTGACATTCTGGGTCTGGAATTACAATTGATACCCACCAATAATTCCCAGCAGATGGATATTGCAGCACTTGCGTTTGCCTGTAACGAGCAGACTCCAATGGCCATTGTTGCCACAGCAGGCACCACCAGTAGCGGACAGATCGATGATATCAATGCGGTTAAAGCGATCATTGAGCATAGTCCGTGTTGGCTGCATATCGATGCAGCCTGGGGTGGTTTTTTAAGTTTGATCAACACCAGTCCACTGACGGACAAACAGTTTGGACAAGCAGATTCGGTCTGTTTTGATCCGCACAAAAGTCTGGGTCAGCCCCGTCCCTGCGGGTTATTGATGTATCAGCAACCAATCAAAGCCGCAGCCTCGCCAACCCAATACCTGACACAAACACCACGTGACACATTACCGGGTTCCTATGGAGCAGAACTGTTACTGCCTTTATGGCTGACCATCAAAACACTTGGAAAAACAGGCCTTGTCGATCAAATCGACTTTCAACTCGACCAGGCCAGAAAATTTGCCGGTTTTCTCAATGAGCAGCCAGGTTGGCAGGCAGAAGTTTCTCCCACTGGCATTGTCTGTTTTAATTCACCACCACAAACAGACCTTTCCGATTTGCTGGAAAAAGGTATTTTTTCACTTACGGAACTTGCTGGAAAGAAAGTCTATCGGGCAGTCTTTGCCGGACCTAGCACCCGCAGTGACACACTGATTAGCGATCTGGCGCCTTATCTATAATTTGTTTTTGAACACCGTCATAACGTCTTAGCCAGGGCGATATTTTATTCAACGGAGAGGACCATTGCTGACTGTCACGCATTGCTACCTGTTTTGAAGGATATACTCCGTAGATCACGGCATACCAGACTTCACCATTACGCAGACTTTCAAAAACCGCGACATTACCTGTCAGTTCATTTTTTTCCACAAAGCTGTCCACTTCGGCCCGATCCCATGTACCCATTAATTGAAAGGTAAAATCGGTGGCAGATTGCTGCATAATCCACTCTTTATCCTTTAGAGTCGTATCAACCAGATCAGAAAATGCTGTATCAGCTTTCTCCGTGTCGGTAGCGGGTTCGGGAATTAATTCGACTGGAGGGTTAATTTGTTCAGGCGGTGAAGGTGGCTCAACCTCTTGTTCATCTGCTGTTTCAGAAGTCACTTTTTCTGTTTCAGAACTTACATCATCATTCACCGTGTCAACGTCAGCAATAGATTCCTCTGAATCAGCAGTCTGCGATGGTTGTTCAATTATTTCTACGGGATCGATTACAACTTCTGCAGTGACTTCCTGTTCAGGTTCTTCTTCATTTGCTGGGGTAATGGTTTCGATTGCTGGTTCAACATCAGAGTCAGTCGTCGGTTCAGCTTCTACATCTGCCTGCTCCAACTCTTCGAGCAGCTCGACTAATTCCTGGCGATCGGCTTCTGCAACACTGGTAAGTTCTTCTGGTTCATCCACAACGACCATCGGCAAGTTTTCGTTTAAAACATCCGTGTTTAGCACATCGTCTTCAATAGTGTTTTTATCAGCAACAAACAAGTCATTTATCTGCTGCTGGTAAAACAGAATCAATGCAAATAAAACACCCAGAGGAACCAGTCCAAACCATTTATTCCAGCGCAAAGAAACAGCAGGAAACTTGAAGCTGAAAGGCAACTGCACCGGTTTCCCCTGTCCCAGTAAAAATTTATGGGCAAGGTGATTCAATGCTGCCGGTACACCTGAAGACTGTCGATGAAAACGTATTAATGCTTTGTCATCAAAGGGGCTGTCACCGTTGAAACCAACACCCTGTAACCGCTGCAATAAATAAGCAGCGGTTTCCTGCTGTGGAATAGGCCCCAGCAGTAAGGGTTGAATACGCTCATTTTGAGTAGCCATGGCATCAGCCGTAACATCGGTTACTACCGCCCGCCATAGATAGTTGCCTTCATGTTGCCAGTCAAACCAGGCTTTTAATTGCTGGAGTAATGGTTCAGCAAGCTTACTGATATCATCAATCAGTAGCACAGGACGAATCTGCAAAGTCTGGAGTTGCTGTAATCGCTGTTGTAATAGCTGCAGGTTGTTACTGCCCAGCGTACTTTCCTGAGGCGCACCAAAAACCTGCAAACAGCGGCTGACTATAAACTGAATGGTCAACGAGGGTTCTGCCTGAATCAGGCAAAAACGCAGATCATCGCCACCCCGATTCATTAAGGCTTTTAAAGTAGTGGTTTTACCCAGACCGTGGTTGCCATACAGCAAAGGAATTTTGTCACTGGCTCGCAACAGATGCAGAACCAAATCCAGACGCTGCTTAATTTCCGGCCCCATATACAGTCCGGCTTCTGTCACCTCTGCACTGAAGGGATTCGACTGAAGCGCTAATCTCGAAATATATTTTGGTTCAGCTGCCGCTGCAGTCATTGCATTACTCAATTTTCAGCAGTAAATTTCGCCAGGGTTTCAGCCAGGGCATCACCATCGTAGTTATCGGAAATAATGGCCTGACCGATATCTTTTAACAACACCAGACGAATCAGTCCATCCTGAACTTTTTTATCTACCGCCATCAGGTTCATAAAATCTGCAGAACTTAACTTGTCCGGAACAGTAACAGGAAGATT
Proteins encoded:
- a CDS encoding HisA/HisF-related TIM barrel protein, whose translation is MLIIPVIDLMGGKVVHAQGGRRDQYQLLKSQLTSSVYPNAVIKQLLKWYPFTDIYIADLDAIEIGKIDKAFYLQLHQLFPQLTIWLDAGIRTLNDWQFWSDIPNITPVLGSETLQNLQLLTTLQPTEFILSLDFRQGRLLGQYDLLTRVDLWPDTIIVMSLDTVGMDTGPDEKLLNKIQMIKPDAQLIAAGGVRGKEDLMHLAKKQIKGALIASALHKGRLGVDTIRQIMN
- a CDS encoding hydantoinase/oxoprolinase family protein, encoding MHRQEKGCFTGWDIGGAHLKVVRCNNQGELLQALELPCPLWRGKEALRKAIRLVVDTLNNELDQQLVTMTGELADCFVDRASGVSEILACIAEYFPTDRVSVFSRDGWLSQEEARTHWDKVASMNWLASAQLAATNYPAGLLVDCGSTTTDIITLNQSQPQLTAYDDQGRLKSGELLYTGVIRTPLMAVGQKLPFRGQWQTITAELFATTGDCWRLLDKISATQINDNSADGNDWQTENCQRRLARMLGTDANLFTAEDWQNVAIWFSEQQIQQIHNACLQVLSAHSDLDKQAPVIGAGAGRFIVSQIAERLQRPYVDFDSLLDSHETAATYAPASALALLAQRQFT
- a CDS encoding pyridoxal phosphate-dependent decarboxylase family protein codes for the protein MSISSNQLSTTLSALINQSLQQFDINAKTLQQLSQQIDTLLLAGQRHRHANWAGHMTPAVNELAALGQLVAALHQGNLLSSELYPELAIVEKDIFDFFCPLFGQQHGHATHGGSYGNLDALWQARKKFGGYSNRVYASDQSHYSVFKACDILGLELQLIPTNNSQQMDIAALAFACNEQTPMAIVATAGTTSSGQIDDINAVKAIIEHSPCWLHIDAAWGGFLSLINTSPLTDKQFGQADSVCFDPHKSLGQPRPCGLLMYQQPIKAAASPTQYLTQTPRDTLPGSYGAELLLPLWLTIKTLGKTGLVDQIDFQLDQARKFAGFLNEQPGWQAEVSPTGIVCFNSPPQTDLSDLLEKGIFSLTELAGKKVYRAVFAGPSTRSDTLISDLAPYL
- a CDS encoding triphosphoribosyl-dephospho-CoA synthase produces the protein MLAEQQIADSVRWACEQEVNAPKPGNVNVWSDGHNMAVQDFLSSAAAIAPVMAQPNLKVGERILQSIEATRKVVNCNTNLGIVLLFAPLCDAIQRCSSFDQLSSELEKTLTALTIEDARLCYEAIRLADAGGLGHQAEQDVHQQPNVTLKQAMALAQNRDTIALQYVNNYQQVWEIGYKQLTEALKCGEKVEWASTIAYLYLLSRVPDTLIVRKQSRHIAQTVAQKAQLFILEMNKNRPLSKSTAELTVWDHELKSHAINPGTSADMTAAALLLFAFEQAFDSNRISVARCL
- a CDS encoding ATP-grasp domain-containing protein — protein: MSNARVVVFNDTHGWHSAQLTEALADLNIETVLIDLAECRIDTRSPTGMVIPQFEATLPDAVLVRGIAPGSLEQITLRMDVLHTFAELGVPVLNPAHAIELTVDKARTSLRLHLANIPSPQTWACESRDQALQIAREEFAKGFSLVVKPLFGCQGKGIQRLDELAQLDNLSVVGEAYYLQHYVAPAETGCWQDWRLMVVNGEVIAAMTRRSNHWITNFAQGASCFASTVTHEMAQLAIRATAAVEAPYAGVDLIQDPQGQFSVLEVNSVPAWKGLYQATGIDIAARLAAMVASHIQQTRQVSFPEHAS
- the fae gene encoding formaldehyde-activating enzyme, with translation MSLFDNFFGTGKYNMPVIDRVLVGESLVIEDGDLDNVAHIDLLMGPRGSAAEDAFCRTMTDQKQGVNGLLAVVAPNLMVKPATVMFNKVTIKNMKQAVQMFGPAQRGVSVAVAECVEDGTIPLSEADDCFICVGVFISPTADSDEKIQDWNYRATKEAIKRAVAREPKAADVVAQYKASEHPFGAK
- a CDS encoding ATP-grasp domain-containing protein, producing the protein MNLVVYEHITSGALCDEQLPASLSHEGEMMLSAIVQDLLRLGQIHITILRDKRLSESDWMQTSNITIKPCASRQEFDQNWQYCLKNLSFFLLIAPETDNILLSLQQQVIAANNLYLGCSIEATSFCTDKFQCSEQLLNKGIATPVTFSAADGLLDQCLLDQPYVVKPQDGAGCLDTLKFDSIQQTRQYLISLPKKARDKLIVQPYLDGPALSVSLYVEQNNIELLSINQQLIEQQAQQFVFHGCQVNTIVTKKFTDQQATQLANLIDRAIAGLSGYVGIDFILTKQGPVVVDINPRLTTAYVNLATNKQRNPALPLWQHLQRLQQQEAYYA
- a CDS encoding SPOR domain-containing protein, with the translated sequence MTAAAAEPKYISRLALQSNPFSAEVTEAGLYMGPEIKQRLDLVLHLLRASDKIPLLYGNHGLGKTTTLKALMNRGGDDLRFCLIQAEPSLTIQFIVSRCLQVFGAPQESTLGSNNLQLLQQRLQQLQTLQIRPVLLIDDISKLAEPLLQQLKAWFDWQHEGNYLWRAVVTDVTADAMATQNERIQPLLLGPIPQQETAAYLLQRLQGVGFNGDSPFDDKALIRFHRQSSGVPAALNHLAHKFLLGQGKPVQLPFSFKFPAVSLRWNKWFGLVPLGVLFALILFYQQQINDLFVADKNTIEDDVLNTDVLNENLPMVVVDEPEELTSVAEADRQELVELLEELEQADVEAEPTTDSDVEPAIETITPANEEEPEQEVTAEVVIDPVEIIEQPSQTADSEESIADVDTVNDDVSSETEKVTSETADEQEVEPPSPPEQINPPVELIPEPATDTEKADTAFSDLVDTTLKDKEWIMQQSATDFTFQLMGTWDRAEVDSFVEKNELTGNVAVFESLRNGEVWYAVIYGVYPSKQVAMRDSQQWSSPLNKISPWLRRYDGVQKQIIDKAPDR
- a CDS encoding amino acid kinase family protein codes for the protein MHIVKLGGSLYHTAELKSWLTLLEQTALNECVVIVPGGGPFADMVRQAQQLHKFDDQHAHHMAILAMAQYGLMLQALLPSAVLVKTPAEVSSHCQLSIWFPDDQLLQVTEITQNWQITSDSLALWFAQQFAQSRLSLIKCVSAESGDLNELSKKGIIDQGFTALFRQRPISTQMIHYQAPDNFPEHGIKLG
- the pabB gene encoding aminodeoxychorismate synthase component I, yielding MNSQLPPLRAELPYQIDSATLFAAIRDLPWAVFLDSAITEGDNARFDIIAADPFITLQTTGQTTTIDYRTADSLNSADDPFLLLQTVLKKYAQQSTELPFCGGAIGYFSYDLGRRIESLPSLAVDSEQIPEMAVGIYDWAVISDHQQQRCWLVSYGVDPATHQNWSDLINRLQRPQTTDSTTFKVNGELRCNMDQQAYQTAFEKIKNYITDGDCYQVNLAKRYEVNAEGDPWIAYQQLRKQNAAPFSAFLNTPQAAVLSSSPERLLRVKNKLVETKPIKGTRPRDLHNAERDRLLARQLQDSLKDRAENVMIVDLLRNDLGKVCTPGSISVPSPFALESFATVHHLVSTITGTLAEDQDAVSLLRACFPGGSITGAPKLRSMEIIEELEPQRRGVYCGSIAFIGFDGNMDSNITIRTLVFSDNRLRFWAGGGIVADSELEAEYQEVADKAAAMLGLVESLR